The genome window GGTATGAAAGATGCCTCGGCAAATGGGAAACACAGGGTTGTATTGGGGCTGATAGATTCCCTTAAATCTGATATTATTTCTGCTATATCTCGTGGCCGGCGAACCATTTCATCAGCATTGGCTATTAATAACGTTTTATAATCCATTTTTTCCAGCTTTTGAGCACATTCAATTCTTAAATCGGAGTATTTAGCTCCATGAATAACTGCAAAAGTATTTTCAATAGATTTATTATCATCTTTGTACTCTGCTGCTTTTTCTATGGTTTTTTCAACAGACCATTCAGCCAATGATAAAGGAACATCATAGGCCATGGGTTCATCAGGGCATATTTCCATGGTTTTTGCACTGATTATAGTGGGAGTCTTCAATTCTCCAATTTTTCCCATACGTGCAGGTCCATCATGGCCTTTTATTTCAATATTTTTGTTTTTAGCCATTTTATCGCCATTATTTATAATTTTTATTTTACTTAATTTAATAAAATATTTGGACTGATTTATTATTAAATCAGATTATGGATTTAAATCCTATATCATTTTAAGTAGATAAATTAATTGTATTATAATTAATATGAACTTATTTAATAAATCATATGATTCCTAAATCATTCTAAATATTGTTTATATTAATGTTTTTAAATATAATTTTCCTCCATTCTTGTTTTTAAATATAATTTAAAACTATCAAATCTACTATGCTGTAACCAAAAAGGTTACACTAAGCAAAATTTTAGCAACCTTTATATATGGATATAAATCACAGTTTAATAAGAGAATCCGAGGTTTAAATATAAATAAAACCTGTGAATATTCAAGGTGTGAAAACTAATGTCCGTATTAAAACGCCTTAAAAATATGTTAACCGGGGAAAAAGAAGAGGAAGCAGAAGAGAAGAAGTCAGAATCATCTGATAAATCTACTGATACTAAATCTTCTGAAACTTCTAGCAAAACTAAGGAAAAAACTTCTAAAAAATCGAAAAAAGGAAAAAAGGAAACTAAAGTTTCTGGAAAACCTAAAGAGAAAAAAGAAGAAACTAAAACCAAAAAAAGTGAAGCTGAAGATTCAAAAATCCCTACTGTAACTGAAGAAGAAAAACCAAAATCTAAAGTGAGTGATAATATGAGTTTATTGCAAAAAGATGAAAACTTAATGAAATCTGATGCTAAAGACAAAGAGTTTTCCGAAACAATCAAAGCAGCGGGCGGCGACAGTCTAGAATACTGTTTCCAATGTGGAACCTGTACTGGATCCTGCCCATCTGGAAGGAGAACTCCTTACCGAGTCAGACAACTTGTCAGAAAAACTAACATTGGATTAAAAGATGAAGTAATTTCTGACCCTACCCTATGGATGTGTACCACCTGTTACGCTTGCCAAGAAAGATGCCCACGGGATATTAAAATTGTGGACGTTGTAAAATTAGCCCGTAATGAAGCTGCAAAAGCTGGATTCATGGCCCCTGCCCACAAAATGACTGGTAAATTCGTTATTGAAAGTGGACACGGTGTGCCAATCAATGACGCTACCATGGAACTAAGAAAAAGAGTAGGCCTGGGCGAATTACCACCAACCACTCACTCTTTCCCTGGAGCTCTAGAAGAAGTTCAAACTATCTTAAAAGCTACTGGATTTGACTCCCTGATTGGATACAACTGGGAATCCAAGGAATTAGAATAATCAATTTTAGGAGGATCAAAAATGGAAATCGCATACTTCTTAGGATGTATTATGAACAACCGATACCCTGGTATCGAAAAAGCTACTCGAATCCTATTCGACAGATTAGACATTGGATTAAATGACATGGAAGGAGCTTCCTGCTGTCCTGCTCCTGGTGTATTTGGTTCTTTTGACAAAACTACTTGGGCTGCTATTGCTGCTCGGAACATTACCATTGCTGAAGATATGGGAAGTGACATCATGACCGAATGTAACGGTTGTTTTGGCTCCCTCTTCGAAACCAATCACATGTTAAAAGAAGACGAGGAAATGAAGGAAAAAATTAACACCATCCTCGCTGAAACCGGAAGAGAATTCAAGGGAGACATTAATGTTAGACACTTTGCTGAAGTACTCTACAATGATGTAGGTCTTGACAAACTCGCAGAACTAGTTGACCAGCCATTAAACTTAAATGTTGCTGTTCACTATGGATGCCACTTCCTCAAACCAAGTGATGAAATCCAAATTGACAATGCTGAAAAACCAACTATATTAGACGAAATTGTCGAAGCTACTGGTGCAAAATCTGTCCCTTACAAGGACAAAATGATGTGCTGTGGTGCTGGTGGTGGAGTAAGATCCAGAGACATTGATGTGGCTCTAGATTTCACCAAAGAAAAACTCAACAACATGAAGGATGCTGGCGTAGACGCTATTGTAAATGTTTGTCCATTCTGTCACTTACAATTTGATGTAGGTCAAATGGAAATCAAAAACAAATACGGCGATGAATTTGACATCCCTGTTTTCCACTTAGCTCAACTCTTAGGTCTTGCTATGGGATTAGCCGGTGACGAATTAACTTTAGACAGTCACCAAATATGCACTGATGACGCTGTCAAAAAGTGCTTAGATTTCTCAGAATTTGATGAAATCACTGGTGGAGAATAATTCTCCCAATTTTTTTCTTTTAAACTTATTTAGGATTACTGAAATTTTTGTTTTTTAGGATTTATTTTTCGATATTTTACTAACTGATTATTTTATTTTAACCAACTCCATTTTTTATATAAAAATTTATTAAAGGAATTTTACATAATATATACTAATTGAGATTCATTAAGTTTCAGGAAATTAATATATAATAAAATTCCAGTTTCTTATGAATGTTCAAATTATATTTAAAACATAATCACGAGGTGTTTTCATGTTTATTGCGACTCTCACAGGAATATTTGAATTCAAGGATTTACCTGAAGAATATGGATCTTTTGTACAATATAAGGCTGGACTAGAGAAAAGAGAAATCAAGGATAATGATGAAATCGCTGTTTTAAACATACAAGGCACAGAAAGTTTTCATATATTGTTCTTAGATTCTTATAAAGATATAAAATCGATTAAAGACGAATTGAAAGCTGCCGATGCTAAAATTAATCACACCACCTTAAAAATACTGGAAGGACATTTATGAGTAATGGTATTCCAGTAGAGCAAACCTGGTTGATTCTGGTTGATTTATTAACTGATTTGAAAAAAAAAGGTGTTGATGTTCCTACAAAAATCAATGAAGATATAAGATTAATAAAAACATCAATTAATTTTTATAAATCAGATCCTACTCATCCAGATACTATCAAAGAACTAAATAGGATAAATGATTCCTTAAATTCTATTCAAAATACTTTAATGGATTTTGCAGAAACTGTTGGAAAAGATTATCATACTGAATGGCTTGAAAAACTCAAAAAAGCTTCTTTAGGAGAGGAAGTATATAAAACACATGAAACCAAATCACGTTTTATTGTGGGGGCACCTCCAGGATTTCACGTTGCCAGAGTAACCTTAAAAGAACCATTGGCTGAGGACAGAGTTCAAGAAATTGCAGAAGACAACAATTTAATAATAGAA of Methanobacteriales archaeon HGW-Methanobacteriales-1 contains these proteins:
- the hdrC gene encoding CoB--CoM heterodisulfide reductase subunit C — translated: MSLLQKDENLMKSDAKDKEFSETIKAAGGDSLEYCFQCGTCTGSCPSGRRTPYRVRQLVRKTNIGLKDEVISDPTLWMCTTCYACQERCPRDIKIVDVVKLARNEAAKAGFMAPAHKMTGKFVIESGHGVPINDATMELRKRVGLGELPPTTHSFPGALEEVQTILKATGFDSLIGYNWESKELE
- the hdrB gene encoding CoB--CoM heterodisulfide reductase subunit B, producing the protein MEIAYFLGCIMNNRYPGIEKATRILFDRLDIGLNDMEGASCCPAPGVFGSFDKTTWAAIAARNITIAEDMGSDIMTECNGCFGSLFETNHMLKEDEEMKEKINTILAETGREFKGDINVRHFAEVLYNDVGLDKLAELVDQPLNLNVAVHYGCHFLKPSDEIQIDNAEKPTILDEIVEATGAKSVPYKDKMMCCGAGGGVRSRDIDVALDFTKEKLNNMKDAGVDAIVNVCPFCHLQFDVGQMEIKNKYGDEFDIPVFHLAQLLGLAMGLAGDELTLDSHQICTDDAVKKCLDFSEFDEITGGE
- a CDS encoding archaeosine tRNA-ribosyltransferase produces the protein MAKNKNIEIKGHDGPARMGKIGELKTPTIISAKTMEICPDEPMAYDVPLSLAEWSVEKTIEKAAEYKDDNKSIENTFAVIHGAKYSDLRIECAQKLEKMDYKTLLIANADEMVRRPRDIAEIISDLRESISPNTTLCFPFAEASFIPIISYMGIDLFSDAICEFYSYLNIMMTPGSSYNLEKYQIYQLEQNELFEYNKRTLDLVTREVRENIKNGTLRNLVESLACSSPQNMSLLRMLDKNHTDFLEKYTPLY
- a CDS encoding DUF2096 domain-containing protein, which produces MSNGIPVEQTWLILVDLLTDLKKKGVDVPTKINEDIRLIKTSINFYKSDPTHPDTIKELNRINDSLNSIQNTLMDFAETVGKDYHTEWLEKLKKASLGEEVYKTHETKSRFIVGAPPGFHVARVTLKEPLAEDRVQEIAEDNNLIIEFEKDEVIAIYGDSANIKNGLKEIGSFFRD
- a CDS encoding DUF749 domain-containing protein, with the translated sequence MFIATLTGIFEFKDLPEEYGSFVQYKAGLEKREIKDNDEIAVLNIQGTESFHILFLDSYKDIKSIKDELKAADAKINHTTLKILEGHL